The following proteins are co-located in the Camelina sativa cultivar DH55 chromosome 12, Cs, whole genome shotgun sequence genome:
- the LOC104731343 gene encoding peptide methionine sulfoxide reductase B2, chloroplastic isoform X1, with translation MALNVIAAGPGRLSSATSLTFVSTIKSAFVKPPSPSSLRTTTIRLAFSSSFSSPRRGFHGGRVVAMAASSSPPGSVNKPEDEWRAILSPEQFRILRQKGTEYPGTGEYNKLFEDGIYCCAGCGTPLYKSTTKFNSGCGWPAFFDGLPGAITRTPDPDGSRVEITCAACGGHLGHVFKGEGFPTPTDERHCVNSISLKFTPKNPNL, from the exons ATGGCGTTGAACGTCATAGCAGCAGGACCTGGGCGTCTATCTTCAGCCACGTCTCTCACCTTCGTTTCCACCATTAAATCAGCCTTTGTTAAACCTCCTTCACCCTCCTCTCTCAGAACCACCACCATCCGATTAGCTTTCTCTTCGTCATTTTCTTCTCCCCGTCGAGGCTTCCACGGCGGTCGTGTTGTAGCTATGgcggcttcttcttctcctccaggATCTGTCAATAAGCCAGAGGACGAGTGGCGTGCGATTCTATCCCCTGAACAATTTAGGATTCTCAGGCAGAAAGGCACTGA ATATCCAGGAACAGGAGAATACAACAAACTATTCGAAGACGGCATCTATTGCTGTGCAGGATGTGGAACTCCTCTCTACAAATCCACCACCAAATTCAACTCTGGTTGTGGCTGGCCAGCTTTCTTTGACGGACTCCCCGGAGCCATAACACGAACT cCCGATCCAGATGGGAGCCGAGTTGAGATTACATGTGCAGCTTGTGGAGGACATCTCGGTCATGTTTTTAAAGGAGAAGGTTTCCCTACACCTACGGATGAACGACACTGTGTGAACAGTATATCTCTCAAGTTCACACCGAAGAATCCAAACCTGTGA
- the LOC104731338 gene encoding pentatricopeptide repeat-containing protein At4g21880, mitochondrial-like produces the protein MVLKAKKSLNAVFRLAMRNSTKSAKPKPVDSPIPETGLVSTSFMPEILSTLKSSDDSSNTIQDLAEPALAGQVSSALDVRFSDFSLLQERNGSKNALESSSLLSRTICSSQRPKLASRGRMQTENYQKKQSEIMERLAKGCVRKLGTETMVAVLNKMGKEAGEKEYNAVTKLCISQARRSNDAEYALDQIGKAIEHLKEMKQLGFAIREGAYGPFFKYLVDMEMVEEFMILKEFIKEASPESRGRLVYYEMLLWIQVGDEEKIYKLCNTVDDSGLSLSTLQEYYLVALCEKDSKENLQKLLEIVDITKVSSPESLKSIFGYLGKLVSESVAVKLLWDLRDCGKDGVETVSNLISNYATCIPNLTVEDAIFKFNKLHEELDVVPSSTSYENLVSYLCGSNEVVTALDIVENMCEVGLVISANILHSLLQAIEQILEFNLVQRIYSIMSNKNVKPNSETFRRSIHLCIRIKDFEGAYNMLGSLKNFNLAPNSSMYNPILAGYFREKKVSSALKVLKEMREADVKPDSMTFSYLINYCDEEEAIAEYYEEMKQAGLEANKHVYMSLIKAYASCGQFEKAKQVLMDRGVPTKDRNELKSVLISALATNGNITDALSIYEEMKISGCTVEPKAIISLIDNSDSNAELSTLVQLTHELRDCKFWIDGFFKTIVFSVRNNKTSSILDLLEQTKNHLSKDDVAVEYWFEEVFRSIAETESSDVKLGLDLVSFMKEELELCPSRKCLDFLLHACVNAKDKQSALLVWKEYQFSELPYNVLNYLRMYQVLVAAGDSKGAKAIVSKIPNDDVDAKCIINESRIVFTPKVKSKKSKKKQLALQAK, from the exons atggTTTTAAAGGCGAAGAAAAGCTTAAACGCTGTGTTCCGCCTTGCGATGAGAAACTCCACCAAGTCTGCTAAACCCAAACCCGTAGATTCACCAATTCCAGAAACTGGATTAG TGTCAACGAGTTTTATGCCGGAGATTCTCTCAACGCTTAAGTCTTCCGACGATTCGTCAAATACTATTCAAG ATCTTGCTGAACCGGCACTTGCTGGTCAGGTCTCTTCTGCTTTAGATG TTAGATTTAGTGATTTTAGTCTTCTTCAAGAAAGGAATGGTTCGAAGAACGCGTTGGAAAGCTCTAGTTTACTGTCTAGGACCATTTGTTCGTCTCAAAGGCCAAAACTTGCTTCACGTGGTAGGATGCAGACAGAGAATTACCAGAAGAAACAGTCAGAGATTATGGAGAGGCTTGCCAAGGGATGTGTTCGGAAGCTAGGTACTGAGACTATGGTTGCTGTGTTGAATAAAATGGGGAAAGAAGCGGGTGAGAAAGAATACAATGCAGTGACTAAACTTTGCATATCACAAGCGAGGAGAAGCAATGATGCGGAGTATGCTCTTGATCAGATTGGGAAAGCTATTGAACATCttaaagaaatgaaacaacttGGATTCGCTATCAGAGAAGGAGCTTATGGACCCTTTTTTAAGTACTTGGTTGATATGGAAATGGTGGAGGAGTTTATGATACTTAAGGAGTTTATTAAGGAGGCAAGTCCTGAGTCTCGTGGGAGACTTGTCTACTATGAAATGCTTCTTTGGATCCAAGTGGGAGATGAAGAGAAGATCTACAAACTTTGCAATACAGTTGATGATAGTGGGCTAAGTTTATCAACCTTGCAAG AATATTATTTGGTGGCACTTTGTGAGAAAGACAGTAAGGAGAATCTTCAGAAGCTGTTAGAGATTGTCGacataacaaaagtatcttcaCCAGAGTCATTGAAAAGCATATTTGGATACCTTGGAAAATTGGTGTCGGAGTCTGTTGCAGTGAAGCTACTTTGGGACCTAAGAGACTGTGGTAAAG ATGGAGTGGAGACAGTTTCAAATCTCATATCCAACTATGCAACTTGCATCCCAAATTTAACG GTAGAGGATGCCATTTTCAAGTTTAACAAGTTGCATGAAGAACTAGATGTCGTGCCGTCATCTACGTCGTATGAGAATCTTGTTAGTTATCTTTGTGGCTCAAATGAG GTGGTCACTGCTCTTGATATAGTTGAAAATATGTGTGAAGTAGGTCTGGTAATATCGGCAAACATCCTGCACTCTTTGTTACAGGCCATTGAGCAGATTCTTGAGTTTAATTTG GTGCAAAGAATCTATTCAATAATGAGCAACAAGAATGTGAAGCCAAATAGTGAGACTTTCAGGAGATCGATACACTTGTGCATACGAATAAAAGAT TTTGAAGGTGCATATAATATGCTTGGTAGTTTGAAGAATTTTAATTTGGCACCGAACTCTAGCATGTACAATCCTATACTGGCAGGATATTTCCGGGAG aaaaaagtgAGCAGTGCCTTAAAGGTCCTCAAGGAAATGAGAGAAGCTGATGTTAAACCTGATTCCATGACTTTTAGCTATCTAATAAACTATTGCGACGAGGAGGAGGCTATTGCGGAG TATTATGAGGAGATGAAGCAAGCAGGACTTGAAGCTAATAAGCACGTTTACATGTCCCTTATTAAAGCATATGCATCATGCGGACAGTTTGAGAAGGCAAAACAA gtACTCATGGACCGGGGAGTTCCGACTAAGGATCGCAATGAGCTGAAAAGTGTGCTTATATCTGCTCTGGCAACAAATGGAAATATAACAGATGCTTTAAGTATTTATGAAGAAATGAAGATATCTGGCTGCACCGTAGAGCCAAAAGCTATTATATCTCTTATA GATAACTCTGATTCAAACGCAGAGTTGAGTACGTTGGTTCAACTCACTCATGAGCTGCGTGATTGCAAATTTTGGATTGATGGTTTCTTCAAAACGATCGTGTTTTCTGTTCGCAACAATAAAACAAG CTCTATTCTTGATTTGCTAGAGCAGACCAAAAACCACTTGTCTAAGGATGACGTCGCTGTGGAATATTGGTTTGAAGAG GTGTTTAGGTCAATAGCGGAAACAGAGTCTAGTGATGTGAAGCTAGGACTGGACTTGGTGAGCTTTATGAAGGAAGAGCTTGAGTTATGTCCATCAAGAAAATGTCTAGATTTTCTTCTACATGCTTGTGTCAATGCCAAAGATAAGCAGAGCGCTCTACTGGTATGGAAAGAGTACCAATTTTCAGAACTTCCTTACAATGTCCTCAACTATTTAAG GATGTATCAGGTTCTAGTAGCTGCAGGAGATTCGAAAGGTGCAAAGGCAATAGTATCAAAGATTCCAAATGATGATGTAGATGccaaatgtataattaacgaaaGTCGTATTGTATTTACTCCAAAAGTGAAAAGCAAAAAGtctaaaaagaaacaattagCCCTCCAAGCAAAGTAG
- the LOC104731340 gene encoding pentatricopeptide repeat-containing protein At4g21880, mitochondrial-like, protein MQRMASSKGKKGLHEIFRHVMRNHQNTLEKTENATMSIGASSKTVSSSSVMPQILSSHKFSNVDSSNTGQGKLSCSNHLLTIRESHCKVQTDDYKKKESYAMKKLLRRSDQKFCGETMFGWWAIMGKEVGVHEYSTLIQICRQRARRRNDVESVLGHIGKAIEYLKEMRKCGFTIEKRTYEPFLKLLVDKGMVEKFQISKDVIRDANPDALGKIGYYEMLLWIQVGDDEKVHELCSTIGDSETSLSILQENYLVALFEKDRSENLQRLFEIMDITKVSSPHLLTKIFGYLGRSLLESIAIKFFRELRKCGKDGGKTVSNLMFSYATCIPNLTADDAVLKHEKLHKELDIKPSSTSYTKLITYLYESNEVATALGVADKMREAGQPLLHTIDLTKIF, encoded by the exons ATGCAAAGGATGGCTTCATCAAAGGGGAAGAAAGGGCTTCACGAGATCTTTCGCCACGTGATGAGAAACCATCAGAATACTTTAGAGAAAACTGAAAACGCAACTATGTCAATAGGTGCATCTTCAAAAACAGTATCATCGTCGAGTGTAATGCCGCAGATTCTGTCATCGCATAAGTTTTCCAACGTTGATTCATCCAACACTGGTCAAG GTAAACTTAGTTGTAGTAACCATCTTTTAACAATACGGGAGTCACATTGTAAGGTGCAAACAGAtgattacaagaaaaaagagtCATATGCTATGAAGAAGCTTCTGAGAAGATCTGATCAGAAGTTTTGCGGTGAGACTATGTTTGGTTGGTGGGCTATAATGGGAAAAGAAGTTGGTGTACATGAATACAGCACACTGATTCAAATTTGCAGACAACGAGCGAGGAGAAGGAATGATGTAGAGTCTGTTCTTGGTCATATTGGGAAGGCTATTGAGTACcttaaagaaatgagaaaatgtGGATTCACTATAGAGAAAAGAACTTATGAACCTTTTCTAAAGTTATTAGTTGATAAAGGAATGGTAGagaaattccaaatttccaagGATGTTATTAGAGATGCAAATCCTGATGCTCTTGGGAAGATTGGATACTATGAAATGCTTCTTTGGATCCAAGTAGGCGACGATGAGAAGGTCCACGAACTTTGCAGTACGATTGGGGATAGTGAGACTAGTTTATCAATCCTACAAG AAAATTACCTGGTTGCACTCTTTGAGAAAGACAGAAGTGAAAATCTTCAGAGGCTGTTTGAGATTATGGACATTACCAAAGTTTCATCGCCACACCTATTGACGAAGATATTTGGATATCTTGGAAGGTCGCTATTGGAGTCTATTGCAATCAAGTTCTTTAGGGAACTAAGAAAGTGTGGTAAAG ATGGAGGGAAGACAGTGTCAAATCTTATGTTTAGCTATGCAACCTGCATCCCAAATTTAACG GCAGACGATGCTGTTTTGAAGCACGAAAAGTTGCACAAAGAACTAGATATCAAGCCTTCATCTACATCTTATACTAAGCTTATTACTTATCTTTATGAATCGAATGAG GTAGCCACTGCTCTGGGTGTAGCTGACAAAATGCGTGAAGCAGGCCAGCCATTGTTACATACTATtgatttaaccaaaattttctaa
- the LOC104731344 gene encoding peptide methionine sulfoxide reductase B9 has product MPTSATMVAPSTGSFPKKDQEWRAILSPEQFRVLREKGTEARGKGEYTKLFDDGTYSCAGCATPLYKSTTKFDSGCGWPSFFDAIPGAIKKTPEAGGRRMELTCATCDGHLGHVVKGEGFPTATDERHCVNSVSLKFSEISSQ; this is encoded by the exons ATGCCAACATCAGCAACAATGGTAGCTCCATCAACTGGATCTTTCCCCAAAAAAGATCAAGAATGGCGTGCGATTTTGTCTCCTGAACAATTCAGAGTTCTCAGGGAAAAGGGCACAGA AGCCCGAGGTAAAGGAGAGTATACCAAACTGTTCGACGACGGAACCTATAGCTGCGCTGGCTGTGCAACTCCTCTTTATAAGTCCACCACTAAGTTCGACTCTGGTTGTGGCTGGCCGTCCTTCTTCGATGCTATCCCTGGTGCCATTAAAAAAACG CCGGAGGCAGGAGGGAGACGAATGGAGCTCACGTGTGCGACATGTGATGGACATCTAGGTCATGTTGTCAAAGGAGAAGGTTTTCCCACAGCGACCGATGAGCGTCACTGCGTCAACAGTGTTTCTCTCAAGTTTTCCGAAATTTCTTCCCAATAA
- the LOC104731343 gene encoding peptide methionine sulfoxide reductase B2, chloroplastic isoform X2, with product MALNVIAAGPGRLSSATSLTFVSTIKSAFVKPPSPSSLRTTTIRLAFSSSFSSPRRGFHGGRVVAMAASSSPPGSVNKPEDEWRAILSPEQFRILRQKGTEYPGTGEYNKLFEDGIYCCAGCGTPLYKSTTKFNSGCGWPAFFDGLPGAITRTMGAELRLHVQLVEDISVMFLKEKVSLHLRMNDTV from the exons ATGGCGTTGAACGTCATAGCAGCAGGACCTGGGCGTCTATCTTCAGCCACGTCTCTCACCTTCGTTTCCACCATTAAATCAGCCTTTGTTAAACCTCCTTCACCCTCCTCTCTCAGAACCACCACCATCCGATTAGCTTTCTCTTCGTCATTTTCTTCTCCCCGTCGAGGCTTCCACGGCGGTCGTGTTGTAGCTATGgcggcttcttcttctcctccaggATCTGTCAATAAGCCAGAGGACGAGTGGCGTGCGATTCTATCCCCTGAACAATTTAGGATTCTCAGGCAGAAAGGCACTGA ATATCCAGGAACAGGAGAATACAACAAACTATTCGAAGACGGCATCTATTGCTGTGCAGGATGTGGAACTCCTCTCTACAAATCCACCACCAAATTCAACTCTGGTTGTGGCTGGCCAGCTTTCTTTGACGGACTCCCCGGAGCCATAACACGAACT ATGGGAGCCGAGTTGAGATTACATGTGCAGCTTGTGGAGGACATCTCGGTCATGTTTTTAAAGGAGAAGGTTTCCCTACACCTACGGATGAACGACACTGTGTGA
- the LOC104731342 gene encoding 15.4 kDa class V heat shock protein, protein MDFQTVQVMPWEYVLSSQSFNSYQENHVRWSQSPDSHTFSVDLPGLRKEEIKVEIEDSIYLIIRTEATAGSPDPPVKSFKRKFRLPESIDMIGISAGYEDGVLTVVVPKRIMTRRFIDPSDVPETLQLLARAA, encoded by the exons ATGGATTTTCAGACAGTTCAAGTGATGCCGTGGGAATATGTTTTATCTTCTCAATCGTTTAATAGCTACCAAGAGAATCATGTTCGTTGGTCTCAGTCTCCAGATTCTCACACTTTCTCTGTTGATCTCCCTG GGTtaaggaaagaagaaataaaagttGAGATCGAAGATTCAATATATTTAATCATACGAACGGAGGCGACGGCTGGATCACCGGATCCACCGGTGAAGAGTTTCAAGAGGAAATTCCGGTTACCGGAATCGATAGATATGATCGGGATATCAGCTGGTTATGAAGATGGTGTGTTGACTGTGGTTGTACCAAAGAGGATTATGACTAGGAGATTCATTGATCCTTCTGATGTTCCTGAAACTCTTCAACTTCTTGCAAGAGCTGCTTAA